Proteins found in one archaeon genomic segment:
- a CDS encoding DUF2791 family P-loop domain-containing protein: MFGLNAEHYSINPKEEFDVFLVRQKEFQEFYQDLIGTLNSGKVPKYVVYGSFGIGKTHFLYHLKQLVSDVTEPIYFQTPPSHRRTSFTEFYGAVLSEIGRTRVMEVLGKGAGKPGKLRKLGMSEDLALVVENAIKNDKAFLLWKFLSGIKLKSSEADDLETIHTELAPDDAVAILNALGALSEEAGGKPLLLLVDEFESTSNIGGDARVVFTEAVRALVDESSKVGVVFAVTARALAEMPGPIDYEPVRRRIGLTNYIQFRDYSENELEEFVYEAILYRRDRKFDIKGALSALTTDETVDAQSYPFSKEAVKEIVSAVALFAANNKIEAARPKELLELMDKGLRVALLNKKHFVSKDIIRKVSDEVVEGLSL, translated from the coding sequence TTGTTCGGGCTGAACGCCGAGCACTACAGCATCAATCCGAAGGAGGAGTTCGACGTCTTCCTCGTCAGGCAGAAGGAGTTCCAGGAGTTCTACCAGGACCTGATAGGAACCCTCAACAGCGGCAAAGTGCCGAAATACGTTGTCTACGGGTCGTTCGGAATCGGGAAGACACACTTCCTGTACCACCTGAAGCAGCTGGTCTCTGACGTGACCGAGCCCATTTACTTTCAGACGCCCCCATCCCACAGGCGGACGTCCTTCACCGAGTTCTACGGCGCCGTACTATCAGAAATCGGGAGGACCAGGGTGATGGAGGTCCTTGGCAAGGGGGCAGGAAAACCCGGCAAACTCAGGAAGCTCGGAATGAGCGAGGATCTCGCGCTCGTGGTCGAGAACGCCATCAAGAATGACAAGGCCTTCCTGCTCTGGAAGTTCCTCAGTGGCATCAAGCTGAAATCGAGCGAGGCGGACGACCTAGAGACGATCCATACAGAGCTGGCTCCTGACGATGCAGTCGCCATCCTGAATGCCCTCGGGGCGCTGAGCGAGGAGGCCGGTGGTAAGCCACTGCTGCTGCTGGTCGACGAGTTCGAAAGCACCAGCAACATCGGGGGCGACGCGAGGGTGGTCTTCACCGAGGCCGTCAGGGCCCTGGTAGACGAGAGCAGCAAGGTGGGCGTTGTCTTCGCGGTGACGGCCAGGGCGCTGGCCGAGATGCCGGGGCCGATAGACTACGAACCCGTCAGAAGGCGCATAGGCCTGACCAACTACATCCAGTTCAGGGACTACAGCGAGAACGAGCTCGAGGAGTTCGTCTATGAGGCCATCCTGTACAGGAGGGACAGGAAGTTCGACATCAAAGGCGCCCTCTCCGCCTTGACGACCGACGAGACTGTTGACGCTCAGAGTTACCCGTTCTCCAAGGAGGCGGTGAAGGAGATAGTCAGCGCGGTGGCACTCTTCGCCGCGAACAACAAGATCGAGGCGGCCAGGCCCAAAGAGCTGCTTGAGCTGATGGACAAGGGGCTGCGGGTCGCCCTGCTCAACAAGAAGCATTTCGTCTCCAAGGACATCATACGCAAGGTCAGCGACGAGGTCGTGGAGGGGCTCTCACTGTGA